A genomic window from Nicotiana sylvestris chromosome 11, ASM39365v2, whole genome shotgun sequence includes:
- the LOC104244534 gene encoding mitochondrial outer membrane protein porin 4, with translation MDQSPAPFSEIGRRARDLLTKDYNYDQKFSFSIPSSSGVGITATGVKKDQIFVGDISTQYKLGSTIVDVKVDTYSNVSTKVTLNEVFRSAKVSLGFNIPDHKSGKLDVQYLHQHAAINSSIGLNPSPLLELSAAIGSKDLALGGEIGFNTASSSFTKCNAGISFNKPDFSAALMLTDKGQAVKASYVHSVDPASGTEVAAEMIHRLSTYENSFSIGSAHKVDPLTSVKTRFSDNGKVAMLYQREWRPKSLITFSAEYDTKAKNPVPKLGLALALKP, from the exons ATCTATTGACCAAAGACTACAACTATGATCAGAAGTTCTCCTTCTCTATTCCGAGCTCCAGTGGAGTG GGAATAACAGCTACTGGTGTGAAGAAAGATCAAATTTTTGTTGGTGATATAAGTACTCAATATAAGCTCGGAAGTACAATTGTTGATGTCAAAGTTGATACCTACTCCAAT GTCTCAACTAAAGTTACTTTAAATGAAGTTTTCCGATCTGCAAAAGTGTCCCTTGGCTTCAACATACCAGATCACAAGTCTGGCAAG cTTGATGTTCAGTACCTTCATCAGCATGCTGCCATCAACTCCAGTATTGGCTTAAATCCCTCCCCCCTCTTGGAGCTCTCTGCTGCTATTGGTAGCAAGGATTTAGCCCTTGGTGGTGAAATAGGTTTCAATACTGCTTCGTCTTCTTTTACCAAGTGCAACGCAGGGATTAGTTTTAACAAACCGGATTTTTCTGCTGCACTTATGTT AACTGACAAGGGACAAGCTGTGAAGGCATCATATGTACACTCTGTCGATCCAGCAAGTGGAACTGAAGTTGCTGCAGAGATGATTCACAGATTATCTACCTATGAGAACAGCTTCAGCATTGGGAGTGCTCACAAAGTCGATCCATTAACATCTGTGAAGACTAGGTTTTCTGACAATGGGAAGGTTGCAATGCTTTACCAGCGGGAATGGAGGCCCAAGTCACTTATTACTTTCTCAGCGGAGTATGACACAAAGGCAAAGAATCCAGTACCTAAGTTGGGTCTTGCCCTTGCTTTGAAGCCATAA
- the LOC104244535 gene encoding 4-coumarate--CoA ligase 2-like, which yields MEMVKNKENHNDQYIFRSKLPDIYIPNHLPLHTYCFENISQFSSRTCLINSATGATYTYADVELTSKRIALGLYKLGIQQRDVIMLLLPNSPEFVFAFLGASFRGAISTTANPFYTPSEITKQAKASNVKLIITQSCYVDKVKSFAKENEVKIMCTDNSPPEYGRLSFTELITQSEEDNHNHDHNTLISDIKISPDDVVALPYSSGTTGLPKGVMLTHKGLVTSIAQQVDGENPNLYFNSEDVIMCVLPLFHIYSLNSVLLCGLRVGATILIMQKFEIKGLMELVEKYKVTIAPFVPPIILAIAKSPLVDKYDLSSIRMIMSGAAPMGKELEDTVRAKLPNAILGQGYGMTEAGPVLSMCLAFAKQQFEVKSGSCGTVVRNAEMKIVDTNSGASLPRNHAGEICIRGDQIMKGYLNNPKATEETIDKEGWLHTGDIGYIDEDDQVFIVDRLKELIKYKGYQVAPAELEALLISNPNLTDAAVVPMKDEVAGEVPVAFVVRANGSNISEEEIKKYISEQVIFYKRINRVFFTEAIPKAPSGKILRKDLRAKLAASLAS from the exons ATGGAAATggtgaaaaacaaagaaaatcacAATGATCAATACATTTTTCGATCAAAACTTCCTGATATTTACATTCCAAATCATCTCCCTCTTCATACCTATTGCTTTGAAAATATCTCCCAATTCAGTTCACGTACTTGCTTGATCAATAGTGCCACGGGTGCAACATACACCTATGCTGATGTTGAACTCACCTCCAAAAGAATTGCTCTCGGACTTTACAAACTTGGAATTCAACAAAGAGATGTTATCATGCTTTTACTTCCTAATTCGCCCGAATTCGTGTTTGCGTTCCTCGGAGCATCGTTCCGAGGAGCGATAAGCACGACGGCGAATCCGTTCTACACGCCGTCGGAGATCACAAAGCAAGCAAAAGCATCAAATGTGAAGCTTATTATTACACAATCTTGTTACGTTGATAAAGTCAAGAGTTTCGCTAAGGAAAACGAGGTGAAAATTATGTGTACGGATAACTCACCACCAGAATATGGTCGTCTCAGTTTCACCGAGTTAATTACTCAATCAGAGGAAGATAATCATAATCATGATCATAATACCCTTATATCTGATATAAAAATCTCTCCTGACGATGTCGTGGCGTTGCCTTATTCGTCGGGCACGACGGGGTTACCAAAAGGAGTAATGTTAACACACAAAGGGCTAGTAACAAGTATAGCACAACAagttgatggtgaaaaccctaatcTTTATTTCAATAGTGAAGATGTGATTATGtgtgttttgccattgtttcatATTTATTCACTCAATTCTGTGTTGCTTTGTGGGTTAAGAGTTGGGGCAACAATTTTGATAATGCAAAAGTTTGAAATTAAAGGATTAATGGAGTTAGTAGAGAAATATAAGGTGACAATTGCACCATTTGTGCCGCCTATAATTTTGGCCATAGCAAAAAGTCCATTGGTTGATAAATATGATTTGTCAAGTATAAGGATGATAATGTCTGGGGCTGCACCAATGGGGAAAGAGCTTGAAGATACTGTTAGAGCTAAACTGCCCAATGCCATACTAGGACAG GGATATGGAATGACTGAAGCAGGTCCAGTGTTATCAATGTGTCTAGCTTTTGCAAAACAACAGTTTGAAGTCAAGTCAGGTTCCTGTGGGACAGTTGTTCGGAATGCTGAGATGAAGATCGTCGACACCAACTCCGGTGCGTCGCTTCCCCGGAATCATGCCGGAGAAATCTGCATTAGAGGTGATCAGATTATGAAAG GATATCTGAATAATCCAAAAGCGACAGAGGAAACAATAGACAAAGAAGGATGGTTACATACTGGTGACATTGGATACATAGATGAAGATGATCAAGTATTTATTGTGGATAGATTGAAGGAATTAATCAAATACAAAGGATATCAAGTTGCTCCTGCTGAATTAGAAGCTCTACTAATTTCTAATCCAAATTTAACTGATGCTGCTGTTGTTCC GATGAAAGATGAGGTTGCTGGAGAAGTTCCTGTTGCTTTTGTAGTGAGAGCAAATGGTAGCAACATTTCAGAGGAAGAGATCAAAAAATATATATCCGAACAG GTTATATTTTACAAGCGAATCAATCGAGTATTTTTCACAGAAGCAATCCCAAAAGCTCCATCAgggaaaatacttcgaaaagattTAAGAGCCAAGCTTGCGGCAAGTTTAGCTAGTTAA